The following is a genomic window from Trichomycterus rosablanca isolate fTriRos1 chromosome 24, fTriRos1.hap1, whole genome shotgun sequence.
TTATTTCGAATACTTTTTCGAAGAGCAGCGTTCAAGCTTCAAACTCGTATTTGCTGATCGTCTTTATTTTTGAATATGGGACAATTAAATTTTCACTAAACCCATCATGGTTCCTCTAAAGCTCTCCTTAGCTATAAAAAACAGTGCCTAAAAGATTAACAACTTTGCTTTTCCTATTCCACAGCTTGTGCAAAATGTCAGTGTCCATCCCTAACCCATCACCTGGAAAATCCGAGCCAGCTCTGCAGATCTGGAGTGGACTCGGCGAAATGTCTCGTCCTTCCAGGACCATCCGCCTCCGAGACATCTACGACCCAGAGCCTCCTCCCCAAAGGAAACCGGTGGCGATACGACCCCCAAGCCCTCGACCTTCTCCTTCAGGGGGGAGTTTTCTCCGCCAAAACTTTACCTATAATCCGGAGTCTGGCACCATAACAAGAAGACGAGCCCGCTCTCTCACTACTTCAGATGTGCAGAAGACACGCAGAAACTCACAGGTTCGATTTGTGGACTGTCTAGGCCTGGAGCTGGAACGTGTCAAGTTTTTTAGGGCTGGGGAAGACCCCACAGTGCCAGAACATGTCATTAATAGGTTACTAGCCAGTTCAGAGCTTGCATCAGGAAAGCATTTGGAGCTATCCTTGCCCTTCTTCCAAC
Proteins encoded in this region:
- the ppp1r3db gene encoding protein phosphatase 1, regulatory subunit 3Db; this encodes MSVSIPNPSPGKSEPALQIWSGLGEMSRPSRTIRLRDIYDPEPPPQRKPVAIRPPSPRPSPSGGSFLRQNFTYNPESGTITRRRARSLTTSDVQKTRRNSQVRFVDCLGLELERVKFFRAGEDPTVPEHVINRLLASSELASGKHLELSLPFFQPFFSENIVSQPDFLERLCRQRVCLEQIHCSELGITGTVQVLNLAFEKQVSVCYSFTDWKSSTNIKACWISTVHRDRPEVESDVFRFRLPVPPFILKPGATLEFAICYCVLGTDYWDNNNGPNYKLACHTYKLIVPKECEDSMVHFT